One stretch of Nicotiana tabacum cultivar K326 chromosome 18, ASM71507v2, whole genome shotgun sequence DNA includes these proteins:
- the LOC142172477 gene encoding putative mitochondrial protein AtMg00860, with translation MATPPSVKEIRSFLGLAGYYHRFINHYAAIAGHLNNFLRKDSFKWADVEQSAFDALKAKLGSTPLLALPDFSREFQVETDASGQGIRAILSQRGHPIAYYSKS, from the coding sequence ATGGCCACCCCTCCTTCTGTAAAGGAAATTCGCAGTTTCCTTGGCCTTGCAGGTTATTACCATAGATTTATCAATCATTATGCTGCTATAGCTGGTCATTTGAATAATTTTTTGCGCAAGGACTCTTTCAAGTGGGCAGATGTAGAACAAAGTGCCTTTGATGCTTTGAAGGCCAAGTTGGGCTCCACCCCTCTTTTGGCTCTACCAGATTTTAGTCGGGAATTTCAGGTGGAAACTGACGCATCTGGGCAAGGTATCAGGGCTATTCTATCACAACGAGGCCACCCCATTGCTTACTACAGCAAAAGTTAA